The Xenorhabdus doucetiae genome has a window encoding:
- the selA gene encoding L-seryl-tRNA(Sec) selenium transferase, translating to MTQAINSLYRQLPSVDTLLREPAITRLIASYGQTQVVEILRAMQAQARFTIREQQALPEWSHDWAASLQRRLDKAQTSALKPVFNLSGTVLHTNLGRALLAESAIDAVAQAMRSPVTLEYSLDGAGRGHRDRALADLLCTLTGAEDACIVNNNAAAVLLVLATVASGREVIVSRGELVEIGGAFRIPDVMRQAGCRLVEVGTTNRTHLKDYRQAINADTGMLMKVHTSNYQIEGFTADVAGEALAKLGMAAQIPTAVDLGSGSMIDMTQYGLPAEPMPQDYLNCGIDLVTFSGDKLLGGPQAGIIVGKKPWIDAIQQHPLKRALRADKMTLAALEATLRLYQHPEQLHQKLPTLRLLTRPQSEIRDMAQQLLPPIRAYYSEKFIVRDEPCYSQIGSGSLPVDRLPSWALTFTAMDGRGSTLEKLAHQWRNLEKPVIGRLYDGRLWLDLRCMEEAHELLQVLVL from the coding sequence ATGACACAAGCAATCAACTCGCTGTACCGCCAATTACCCTCCGTTGACACCTTGTTGCGGGAGCCGGCAATCACCCGGCTGATTGCGTCTTATGGGCAGACGCAAGTAGTAGAGATATTGCGGGCAATGCAGGCGCAGGCGCGGTTCACTATTCGCGAACAGCAAGCCTTGCCGGAGTGGAGTCACGATTGGGCGGCATCCTTGCAGCGAAGATTGGACAAGGCGCAAACGTCCGCACTGAAGCCAGTCTTTAACCTGAGCGGAACGGTGCTCCATACCAATCTGGGGCGTGCATTGTTGGCCGAATCCGCCATTGACGCAGTGGCACAGGCCATGCGTTCACCGGTGACGTTGGAATATTCGCTTGACGGTGCCGGCCGCGGGCATCGTGATCGGGCGCTGGCGGATTTACTCTGTACATTAACCGGGGCAGAAGATGCCTGTATTGTTAACAATAATGCCGCTGCCGTATTACTGGTGCTGGCAACCGTGGCGTCGGGAAGAGAAGTTATCGTTTCCCGCGGAGAACTGGTCGAAATTGGCGGCGCGTTCCGTATTCCCGACGTGATGCGGCAAGCGGGGTGCCGTTTGGTGGAAGTGGGCACCACTAACCGAACGCACCTGAAAGATTATCGGCAGGCCATCAATGCGGATACCGGCATGCTGATGAAAGTGCATACCAGTAATTACCAGATTGAAGGCTTCACGGCTGACGTCGCGGGAGAGGCATTGGCAAAACTGGGTATGGCAGCCCAAATCCCGACGGCCGTCGATCTTGGCAGTGGTTCCATGATAGACATGACGCAATATGGCCTGCCGGCTGAACCGATGCCGCAAGATTACCTGAACTGTGGTATCGATTTAGTCACTTTCTCTGGCGATAAATTATTAGGTGGCCCACAAGCCGGCATTATTGTCGGTAAAAAACCGTGGATAGACGCTATCCAGCAGCATCCCCTGAAACGCGCCTTGCGGGCGGATAAAATGACGTTGGCCGCACTGGAAGCCACGTTGCGTCTCTATCAACATCCTGAGCAACTTCACCAGAAATTACCGACCTTGCGTCTATTGACCCGCCCGCAAAGCGAAATTCGTGATATGGCGCAACAGCTCCTTCCCCCAATTCGGGCATATTACAGCGAAAAATTTATCGTGCGCGATGAGCCTTGCTATTCCCAGATTGGCAGTGGTTCCCTGCCGGTCGATCGATTACCCAGTTGGGCGCTGACGTTTACGGCGATGGATGGGCGGGGCAGCACACTGGAAAAACTGGCTCACCAATGGCGCAATTTAGAAAAACCCGTGATTGGGCGCCTGTATGATGGCCGGTTATGGCTGGATCTCCGTTGTATGGAAGAGGCTCATGAATTATTGCAGGTATTGGTGTTATAA